In the genome of Entelurus aequoreus isolate RoL-2023_Sb linkage group LG15, RoL_Eaeq_v1.1, whole genome shotgun sequence, one region contains:
- the adcyap1a gene encoding adenylate cyclase activating polypeptide 1a isoform X5 — translation MKMSSKATLVFLIYGIISHHSWGLGFPSVRLESEVYDEDGRSLPSVDYDREQPDVRSSPSATNDVYSSYYPPEKRLERHADGMFNKAYRKALGQLSARKYLHSLMAKRIGTTHPYTLAHSRKATNENWEPLSKRHSDGIFTDSYSRYRKQMAVKKYLAAVLGKRQEDVAFHRALQDLDFDALPDGEDLEAFLGDWLKRVFPKFPEKDGAMQGR, via the exons AT GAAAATGTCCAGTAAAGCCACTCTAGTCTTCCTCATTTACGGAATAATCTCGCATCACAGCTGGGGGCTTGGCTTTCCGAGTGTGAG ATTGGAGAGTGAAGTTTATGACGAGGATGGACGTTCTCTGCCCTCCGTGGACTACGACAGAGAGCAGCCGGACGTGAGAAGTTCTCCGTCGGCGACCAACGACGTCTACTCGTCGTACTACCCGCCAGAGAAAAG ACTGGAGAGACATGCAGACGGCATGTTTAATAAAGCATACAGGAAAGCACTGGGTCAGTTATCAGCCAGGAAGTATCTTCATTCTCTCATGGCAAAACGTATTGG CACCACCCACCCCTACACACTCGCACACAGCAGGAAGGCTACGAACGAGAACTGGGAGCCTCTGTCCAAGCGACACTCGGACGGCATCTTCACGGACAGCTACAGTCGCTACCGGAAGCAGATGGCGGTGAAGAAGTACCTGGCGGCGGTGCTGGGGAAAAG ACAAGAAGACGTAGCTTTCCATCGTGCGCTACAAGACTTAGACTTTGATGCCCTCCCAGACGGGGAGGACTTGGAGGCTTTTTTGGGGGACTGGCTCAAACGCGTCTTCCCCAAGTTCCCG GAGAAGGATGGCGCGATGCAAGGACGTTGA
- the adcyap1a gene encoding adenylate cyclase activating polypeptide 1a isoform X4 produces MKMSSKATLVFLIYGIISHHSWGLGFPSVRLESEVYDEDGRSLPSVDYDREQPDVRSSPSATNDVYSSYYPPEKRLERHADGMFNKAYRKALGQLSARKYLHSLMAKRIGTTHPYTLAHSRKATNENWEPLSKRHSDGIFTDSYSRYRKQMAVKKYLAAVLGKRQEDVAFHRALQDLDFDALPDGEDLEAFLGDWLKRVFPKFPQEKDGAMQGR; encoded by the exons AT GAAAATGTCCAGTAAAGCCACTCTAGTCTTCCTCATTTACGGAATAATCTCGCATCACAGCTGGGGGCTTGGCTTTCCGAGTGTGAG ATTGGAGAGTGAAGTTTATGACGAGGATGGACGTTCTCTGCCCTCCGTGGACTACGACAGAGAGCAGCCGGACGTGAGAAGTTCTCCGTCGGCGACCAACGACGTCTACTCGTCGTACTACCCGCCAGAGAAAAG ACTGGAGAGACATGCAGACGGCATGTTTAATAAAGCATACAGGAAAGCACTGGGTCAGTTATCAGCCAGGAAGTATCTTCATTCTCTCATGGCAAAACGTATTGG CACCACCCACCCCTACACACTCGCACACAGCAGGAAGGCTACGAACGAGAACTGGGAGCCTCTGTCCAAGCGACACTCGGACGGCATCTTCACGGACAGCTACAGTCGCTACCGGAAGCAGATGGCGGTGAAGAAGTACCTGGCGGCGGTGCTGGGGAAAAG ACAAGAAGACGTAGCTTTCCATCGTGCGCTACAAGACTTAGACTTTGATGCCCTCCCAGACGGGGAGGACTTGGAGGCTTTTTTGGGGGACTGGCTCAAACGCGTCTTCCCCAAGTTCCCG CAGGAGAAGGATGGCGCGATGCAAGGACGTTGA
- the adcyap1a gene encoding adenylate cyclase activating polypeptide 1a isoform X3: MKMSSKATLVFLIYGIISHHSWGLGFPSVRLESEVYDEDGRSLPSVDYDREQPDVRSSPSATNDVYSSYYPPEKRLERHADGMFNKAYRKALGQLSARKYLHSLMAKRIGTTHPYTLAHSRKATNENWEPLSKRHSDGIFTDSYSRYRKQMAVKKYLAAVLGKSDGRQCAKEDMNKTPVVSVHNRQEDVAFHRALQDLDFDALPDGEDLEAFLGDWLKRVFPKFPEKDGAMQGR; the protein is encoded by the exons AT GAAAATGTCCAGTAAAGCCACTCTAGTCTTCCTCATTTACGGAATAATCTCGCATCACAGCTGGGGGCTTGGCTTTCCGAGTGTGAG ATTGGAGAGTGAAGTTTATGACGAGGATGGACGTTCTCTGCCCTCCGTGGACTACGACAGAGAGCAGCCGGACGTGAGAAGTTCTCCGTCGGCGACCAACGACGTCTACTCGTCGTACTACCCGCCAGAGAAAAG ACTGGAGAGACATGCAGACGGCATGTTTAATAAAGCATACAGGAAAGCACTGGGTCAGTTATCAGCCAGGAAGTATCTTCATTCTCTCATGGCAAAACGTATTGG CACCACCCACCCCTACACACTCGCACACAGCAGGAAGGCTACGAACGAGAACTGGGAGCCTCTGTCCAAGCGACACTCGGACGGCATCTTCACGGACAGCTACAGTCGCTACCGGAAGCAGATGGCGGTGAAGAAGTACCTGGCGGCGGTGCTGGGGAAAAG TGATGGAAGACAATGTGCGAAGGAGGACATGAATAAGACTCCAGTTGTCTCTGTCCACAACAGACAAGAAGACGTAGCTTTCCATCGTGCGCTACAAGACTTAGACTTTGATGCCCTCCCAGACGGGGAGGACTTGGAGGCTTTTTTGGGGGACTGGCTCAAACGCGTCTTCCCCAAGTTCCCG GAGAAGGATGGCGCGATGCAAGGACGTTGA
- the adcyap1a gene encoding adenylate cyclase activating polypeptide 1a isoform X6 codes for MKMSSKATLVFLIYGIISHHSWGLGFPSVRLESEVYDEDGRSLPSVDYDREQPDVRSSPSATNDVYSSYYPPEKSTTHPYTLAHSRKATNENWEPLSKRHSDGIFTDSYSRYRKQMAVKKYLAAVLGKSDGRQCAKEDMNKTPVVSVHNRQEDVAFHRALQDLDFDALPDGEDLEAFLGDWLKRVFPKFPQEKDGAMQGR; via the exons AT GAAAATGTCCAGTAAAGCCACTCTAGTCTTCCTCATTTACGGAATAATCTCGCATCACAGCTGGGGGCTTGGCTTTCCGAGTGTGAG ATTGGAGAGTGAAGTTTATGACGAGGATGGACGTTCTCTGCCCTCCGTGGACTACGACAGAGAGCAGCCGGACGTGAGAAGTTCTCCGTCGGCGACCAACGACGTCTACTCGTCGTACTACCCGCCAGAGAAAAG CACCACCCACCCCTACACACTCGCACACAGCAGGAAGGCTACGAACGAGAACTGGGAGCCTCTGTCCAAGCGACACTCGGACGGCATCTTCACGGACAGCTACAGTCGCTACCGGAAGCAGATGGCGGTGAAGAAGTACCTGGCGGCGGTGCTGGGGAAAAG TGATGGAAGACAATGTGCGAAGGAGGACATGAATAAGACTCCAGTTGTCTCTGTCCACAACAGACAAGAAGACGTAGCTTTCCATCGTGCGCTACAAGACTTAGACTTTGATGCCCTCCCAGACGGGGAGGACTTGGAGGCTTTTTTGGGGGACTGGCTCAAACGCGTCTTCCCCAAGTTCCCG CAGGAGAAGGATGGCGCGATGCAAGGACGTTGA
- the adcyap1a gene encoding adenylate cyclase activating polypeptide 1a isoform X2 → MKMSSKATLVFLIYGIISHHSWGLGFPSVRLESEVYDEDGRSLPSVDYDREQPDVRSSPSATNDVYSSYYPPEKRLERHADGMFNKAYRKALGQLSARKYLHSLMAKRIGTTHPYTLAHSRKATNENWEPLSKRHSDGIFTDSYSRYRKQMAVKKYLAAVLGKSDGRQCAKEDMNKTPVVSVHNRQEDVAFHRALQDLDFDALPDGEDLEAFLGDWLKRVFPKFPQEKDGAMQGR, encoded by the exons at GAAAATGTCCAGTAAAGCCACTCTAGTCTTCCTCATTTACGGAATAATCTCGCATCACAGCTGGGGGCTTGGCTTTCCGAGTGTGAG ATTGGAGAGTGAAGTTTATGACGAGGATGGACGTTCTCTGCCCTCCGTGGACTACGACAGAGAGCAGCCGGACGTGAGAAGTTCTCCGTCGGCGACCAACGACGTCTACTCGTCGTACTACCCGCCAGAGAAAAG ACTGGAGAGACATGCAGACGGCATGTTTAATAAAGCATACAGGAAAGCACTGGGTCAGTTATCAGCCAGGAAGTATCTTCATTCTCTCATGGCAAAACGTATTGG CACCACCCACCCCTACACACTCGCACACAGCAGGAAGGCTACGAACGAGAACTGGGAGCCTCTGTCCAAGCGACACTCGGACGGCATCTTCACGGACAGCTACAGTCGCTACCGGAAGCAGATGGCGGTGAAGAAGTACCTGGCGGCGGTGCTGGGGAAAAG TGATGGAAGACAATGTGCGAAGGAGGACATGAATAAGACTCCAGTTGTCTCTGTCCACAACAGACAAGAAGACGTAGCTTTCCATCGTGCGCTACAAGACTTAGACTTTGATGCCCTCCCAGACGGGGAGGACTTGGAGGCTTTTTTGGGGGACTGGCTCAAACGCGTCTTCCCCAAGTTCCCG CAGGAGAAGGATGGCGCGATGCAAGGACGTTGA
- the adcyap1a gene encoding adenylate cyclase activating polypeptide 1a isoform X1 encodes MKMSSKATLVFLIYGIISHHSWGLGFPSVRLESEVYDEDGRSLPSVDYDREQPDVRSSPSATNDVYSSYYPPEKRLERHADGMFNKAYRKALGQLSARKYLHSLMAKRIGTTHPYTLAHSRKATNENWEPLSKRHSDGIFTDSYSRYRKQMAVKKYLAAVLGKSDGRQCAKEDMNKTPVVSVHNRQEDVAFHRALQDLDFDALPDGEDLEAFLGDWLKRVFPKFPQEKDGAMQGR; translated from the exons AT GAAAATGTCCAGTAAAGCCACTCTAGTCTTCCTCATTTACGGAATAATCTCGCATCACAGCTGGGGGCTTGGCTTTCCGAGTGTGAG ATTGGAGAGTGAAGTTTATGACGAGGATGGACGTTCTCTGCCCTCCGTGGACTACGACAGAGAGCAGCCGGACGTGAGAAGTTCTCCGTCGGCGACCAACGACGTCTACTCGTCGTACTACCCGCCAGAGAAAAG ACTGGAGAGACATGCAGACGGCATGTTTAATAAAGCATACAGGAAAGCACTGGGTCAGTTATCAGCCAGGAAGTATCTTCATTCTCTCATGGCAAAACGTATTGG CACCACCCACCCCTACACACTCGCACACAGCAGGAAGGCTACGAACGAGAACTGGGAGCCTCTGTCCAAGCGACACTCGGACGGCATCTTCACGGACAGCTACAGTCGCTACCGGAAGCAGATGGCGGTGAAGAAGTACCTGGCGGCGGTGCTGGGGAAAAG TGATGGAAGACAATGTGCGAAGGAGGACATGAATAAGACTCCAGTTGTCTCTGTCCACAACAGACAAGAAGACGTAGCTTTCCATCGTGCGCTACAAGACTTAGACTTTGATGCCCTCCCAGACGGGGAGGACTTGGAGGCTTTTTTGGGGGACTGGCTCAAACGCGTCTTCCCCAAGTTCCCG CAGGAGAAGGATGGCGCGATGCAAGGACGTTGA